A single region of the Nocardioides sp. W7 genome encodes:
- a CDS encoding ABC transporter permease, with protein sequence MSTMTYAARDSATMLRRNLRHMLRYPSLTLMLIAQPVLFLLLFVYVFGGTLGAGLPGGGGRQDYLAYIAPAILLVTVASVALSTAIHVAKDATEGIIDRFRTMPIAKSAVLTGHVLAAMVQTAVALAVVLAFAVLLGYRPDAGAVGWLGTIVVLALLAFALTWLCVALGLAAGSVETASNTPMFLMLLPFISSAFVPTDSMPAGLAWIAENQPFTPVIDTLRACLEGRDPGADLWWAIGWCVAIAVLCFGWARRLFARVRAV encoded by the coding sequence ATGAGCACGATGACCTACGCCGCGCGCGACTCGGCCACGATGCTGCGGCGCAACCTGCGGCACATGCTCCGCTACCCGTCGCTGACCCTGATGCTGATCGCGCAGCCGGTGCTGTTCCTGCTGCTGTTCGTCTACGTCTTCGGCGGCACTCTGGGCGCCGGGCTGCCCGGCGGTGGGGGCCGGCAGGACTACCTGGCCTACATCGCACCGGCCATCCTCCTCGTCACCGTGGCCTCGGTCGCGCTCAGTACGGCGATCCACGTGGCCAAGGACGCCACCGAGGGGATCATCGACCGGTTCCGCACCATGCCGATCGCGAAGTCCGCGGTGCTGACCGGACACGTCCTCGCCGCCATGGTGCAGACCGCGGTGGCGCTCGCGGTCGTGCTGGCCTTCGCGGTCCTGCTCGGCTACCGCCCCGACGCCGGTGCGGTCGGCTGGCTCGGCACGATCGTCGTCCTGGCACTGCTCGCGTTCGCGCTCACCTGGCTCTGCGTCGCCCTCGGCCTGGCCGCGGGCAGCGTCGAGACCGCCAGCAACACCCCGATGTTCCTGATGCTGCTGCCGTTCATCTCCAGCGCCTTCGTGCCGACCGACTCCATGCCGGCGGGGCTGGCCTGGATCGCCGAGAACCAGCCCTTCACGCCCGTCATCGACACGCTCCGCGCCTGCCTGGAGGGGCGAGACCCGGGCGCGGACCTGTGGTGGGCGATCGGCTGGTGTGTCGCCATCGCCGTGCTCTGCTTCGGGTGGGCCCGTCGCCTCTTCGCGCGGGTTCGGGCAGTCTGA
- the dnaB gene encoding replicative DNA helicase: MSVTEQAGRGLPEPPFEDWGDGPVSYAPGERPTTPGDRTPPQDMAAEQSVLGAMLISKDAIADVSETIRGGDFYRPSHETIYDGIIDLYGRGEPVDMVTVAAELQRRGELQRIGGAPYLHTLSANVPIAANAGYYAEIVREKAILRRLVEAGTKIVQIGYAGEGQVDDVVDQAQAEVYKVADKRTGEDYAPLSDIMTGVLDEIEAISNRESGIYGVPTGFADFDELTNGLHKGQMIIVAARPAMGKSTLALDFCRAASIQNNLASVFFSLEMTRTEITMRLLSAEAKVPLNHIRNGNMTDDDWVKLARKMGEVSSAPIFIDDSPNMTMMEIRAKARRLRQRHDLRLVVIDYLQLMSSGKKVESRQLEVSEFSRQIKLLAKELEVPVIALSQLNRGPEQRADKRPMVSDLRESGSIEQDADMVILLHRDDVYEKESTRPGEADLIVAKHRNGPTRDITVAFQGHYSRFVDMAH; the protein is encoded by the coding sequence TTGAGCGTCACCGAGCAGGCCGGCCGGGGGCTCCCCGAGCCGCCGTTCGAGGACTGGGGCGACGGCCCGGTCTCCTACGCTCCCGGCGAGCGGCCGACCACGCCCGGCGACCGCACCCCGCCGCAGGACATGGCCGCCGAGCAGTCGGTGCTCGGGGCGATGCTCATCTCCAAGGACGCGATCGCCGACGTCAGCGAGACGATCCGCGGTGGGGACTTCTACCGCCCGTCCCACGAGACGATCTACGACGGCATCATCGACCTCTACGGTCGCGGCGAGCCCGTCGACATGGTCACCGTGGCCGCCGAGCTCCAGCGCCGCGGGGAGCTGCAGCGCATCGGCGGCGCGCCGTACCTCCACACCCTCTCGGCCAACGTGCCGATCGCCGCCAATGCGGGCTACTACGCCGAGATCGTGCGCGAGAAGGCGATCCTGCGTCGGCTCGTCGAAGCGGGCACCAAGATCGTCCAGATCGGGTACGCCGGCGAGGGCCAGGTCGACGACGTGGTCGACCAGGCGCAGGCCGAGGTCTACAAGGTCGCCGACAAGCGCACGGGCGAGGACTACGCCCCGCTGAGCGACATCATGACCGGGGTCCTCGACGAGATCGAGGCGATCAGCAACCGTGAGTCCGGCATCTACGGCGTGCCGACCGGCTTCGCCGACTTCGACGAGCTCACCAACGGCCTGCACAAGGGCCAGATGATCATCGTCGCGGCGCGCCCCGCCATGGGGAAGTCGACGCTGGCCCTGGACTTCTGTCGGGCGGCGTCGATCCAGAACAACCTGGCCAGCGTCTTCTTCAGCCTGGAGATGACGCGCACGGAGATCACCATGCGGCTGCTGTCTGCCGAGGCGAAGGTGCCGCTCAACCACATCCGCAACGGCAACATGACCGACGACGACTGGGTGAAGCTGGCCCGCAAGATGGGCGAGGTCTCCTCGGCGCCGATCTTCATCGACGATTCGCCGAACATGACGATGATGGAGATCCGGGCCAAGGCCCGCCGGCTGCGGCAGCGCCACGACCTGCGCCTGGTCGTCATCGACTACCTCCAGCTGATGTCCTCGGGCAAGAAGGTCGAGTCCCGCCAGCTGGAGGTCTCGGAGTTCTCCCGCCAGATCAAGCTGCTGGCCAAGGAGCTCGAGGTCCCGGTCATCGCGCTCTCCCAGCTCAACCGTGGTCCCGAGCAGCGCGCCGACAAGCGGCCGATGGTCAGCGACCTGCGTGAGTCCGGCTCGATCGAGCAGGACGCCGACATGGTGATCCTGCTGCACCGCGACGACGTCTACGAGAAGGAGTCGACCCGCCCCGGCGAGGCCGACCTGATCGTCGCCAAGCACCGCAACGGCCCCACGCGCGACATCACCGTCGCCTTCCAGGGTCACTACTCGCGCTTCGTCGACATGGCGCACTGA
- the rpsF gene encoding 30S ribosomal protein S6, whose protein sequence is MRAYEVMVILDPSLEERTIGPSLDKYLNVIRKDGGSVESVDVWGRRRLAYEVKKNAEGIYAVISLNAEPATVKEFDRQLTLNESILRTKVIRPDAH, encoded by the coding sequence TTGCGCGCTTACGAAGTCATGGTCATCCTCGACCCCAGCCTCGAGGAGCGGACCATCGGTCCGTCGCTCGACAAGTACCTCAACGTCATCCGCAAGGACGGCGGCTCGGTCGAGTCCGTCGACGTGTGGGGTCGCCGCCGGCTGGCCTACGAGGTCAAGAAGAACGCCGAGGGCATCTACGCCGTCATCTCGCTGAACGCCGAGCCGGCCACGGTCAAGGAGTTCGACCGCCAGCTCACGCTCAACGAGTCGATCCTGCGCACCAAGGTCATTCGCCCCGACGCTCACTGA
- a CDS encoding MerR family transcriptional regulator, which produces MLTIGQLASYAGVTPRAVRHYHQIGLLPEPARNASGYRSYDARAVIELIRIRTLAEAGVPLVRVQELLEAGEEEFAAAVGEIDRRLRDEVRALQEHRRRIARLAAGDSLALPPEAVAYLDRLRASGVPAALVEGERDGWILLAARWPERMPEFMGDKMAQLDDPRTVRMYLLMAEVHEGGMDEGLLTTLADLMAEMMDEAAERGELERQEMGDDAFIDLVDSFALDAHPMIQRLQELLAERGWTGWSHLERVTTSVRT; this is translated from the coding sequence GTGTTGACCATCGGCCAGCTGGCGTCGTACGCCGGCGTCACCCCGCGCGCGGTCCGGCACTACCACCAGATCGGGCTGCTGCCGGAGCCCGCACGGAACGCCTCCGGCTACCGCAGCTACGACGCCCGGGCGGTGATCGAGCTGATCCGGATCCGGACGCTGGCCGAGGCGGGGGTGCCGCTGGTCCGGGTGCAGGAGCTGCTCGAGGCCGGCGAGGAGGAGTTCGCGGCGGCGGTGGGTGAGATCGATCGCCGGCTGCGCGACGAGGTCCGCGCCCTGCAGGAGCATCGCCGTCGGATCGCCCGGCTGGCCGCCGGCGACTCGCTCGCGCTCCCGCCCGAGGCGGTCGCCTACCTCGACAGGCTGCGCGCCAGCGGCGTGCCGGCGGCGCTGGTCGAAGGCGAGCGCGACGGCTGGATCCTGCTCGCGGCCCGCTGGCCGGAGCGGATGCCGGAGTTCATGGGCGACAAGATGGCCCAGCTCGACGACCCGAGGACCGTGCGGATGTACCTGCTGATGGCCGAGGTCCATGAGGGCGGCATGGACGAGGGCCTGTTGACCACCCTGGCCGACCTGATGGCCGAGATGATGGACGAGGCCGCCGAGCGCGGTGAGCTGGAGCGGCAGGAGATGGGCGACGACGCGTTCATCGACCTCGTCGACTCCTTCGCCCTCGACGCCCACCCGATGATCCAGCGACTCCAGGAGCTGCTGGCCGAGCGTGGTTGGACGGGCTGGAGTCATCTCGAGCGGGTGACCACCAGTGTCCGGACGTGA
- a CDS encoding MATE family efflux transporter, whose translation MRRGQDREILRLAVPAFLALVAEPLFLLSDAAIVGHLGTPELAGLGIAGVVLQTVVGLCVFLAYGTTAGVARRLGAGDRRGALAQGVDGLWLAVVIGAVATVAGVAATGPLVEAFDASPVVTEHATTYLRIAFLGTTPLLLMLAATGVLRGLQDTRTPLVVAVAGNALNIVLNLLLVYGAGPVAGLGLPGSAVGSVLAQVASAAALLVVVVRGARREGASLRPHPAGIRAAGRAGVPLVIRTLTLRAALLVTTYAVTLGAVDATDSAVDLATHQLAITLWTFLAFVLDAIAIAAQAITGRLLGSGDRVGTRAVTRRMVQWGVVSGLVTGVLLAASSPLLGHLFTADPAVRDALVPVLLVAALAQPIAGVVFVLDGVLIGAGDGRYLALGGLLTLVVYAPVVLAVAGGGLFAVWVSFAFLFMGARLGVLVHRARGDAWLVTGVSR comes from the coding sequence GTGCGGAGAGGCCAGGACCGGGAGATCCTGCGGCTCGCGGTCCCCGCCTTCCTGGCCCTGGTGGCCGAGCCGCTCTTCCTGCTCTCCGACGCCGCGATCGTCGGGCACCTCGGCACCCCCGAGCTGGCCGGACTCGGCATCGCCGGGGTGGTGCTGCAGACAGTGGTCGGGCTCTGCGTGTTCCTGGCCTACGGCACCACCGCCGGCGTCGCCCGCCGGCTCGGCGCCGGCGACCGGCGAGGCGCGCTCGCGCAGGGCGTCGACGGTCTGTGGCTGGCCGTCGTCATCGGCGCCGTCGCCACCGTGGCGGGCGTCGCCGCGACCGGACCGCTCGTCGAGGCGTTCGACGCCTCCCCCGTCGTGACCGAGCACGCCACGACCTACCTCCGGATCGCCTTCCTCGGCACCACCCCGCTGCTGCTGATGCTCGCGGCGACCGGTGTCCTGCGCGGCCTGCAGGACACCCGCACCCCGCTCGTCGTCGCCGTGGCCGGCAACGCGCTCAACATCGTGCTGAACCTGCTGCTCGTGTACGGCGCGGGCCCGGTCGCCGGTCTCGGCCTGCCCGGGTCGGCGGTGGGCTCGGTGCTCGCCCAGGTCGCGAGCGCCGCCGCGCTGCTCGTCGTGGTGGTGCGCGGTGCCCGCCGGGAAGGCGCGTCGCTGCGGCCGCACCCGGCCGGCATCCGGGCCGCAGGGCGCGCCGGCGTACCGCTCGTGATCCGCACCCTGACCCTGCGCGCGGCGCTGCTCGTCACGACGTACGCCGTCACCCTCGGTGCGGTCGATGCAACCGACTCCGCCGTCGACCTGGCCACCCACCAGCTCGCCATCACCTTGTGGACCTTCCTGGCGTTCGTGCTCGACGCGATCGCCATCGCGGCCCAGGCCATCACCGGGCGGCTGCTGGGCTCCGGCGACCGGGTGGGCACCCGGGCCGTCACCCGACGGATGGTGCAGTGGGGCGTGGTGAGCGGCCTGGTCACCGGCGTGCTCCTCGCCGCGAGCAGCCCGCTGCTCGGCCACCTGTTCACTGCGGACCCCGCCGTCCGGGACGCCCTCGTCCCGGTCCTCCTCGTGGCAGCGCTCGCCCAGCCGATCGCCGGCGTGGTCTTCGTGCTCGACGGGGTGCTGATCGGGGCCGGCGACGGCCGCTACCTGGCCTTGGGCGGCCTACTCACCCTGGTCGTGTACGCGCCCGTCGTGCTCGCCGTCGCCGGCGGTGGACTGTTCGCGGTATGGGTCAGCTTCGCCTTCCTCTTCATGGGCGCCCGGCTCGGGGTGCTCGTGCACCGCGCCCGCGGCGACGCCTGGCTGGTGACCGGGGTGAGCCGCTGA
- a CDS encoding helix-turn-helix transcriptional regulator, translating to MKPNRTELATVLKRARERIRPEEVGLPAGLNRRVPGLRREEIAMLAGISVDYVVRLEQGRGPHPSEQVMGSLARALRLDDDERDHLFSLAGVARPQAGRISLHVKPSVLRLIDRFADLPAMVVSAKGDILAWNAMSAALHGDWSRIPLERRNRMRLRFLPDPRDPARTPVGGSPDELEATVRQGVASLRTASGRYPDDPGLQRLLADLLASSAEFRELWETTPARCPRTHRKTLVHPSLGPVTLDCDTLHLPDDDQMLIVYSAAPDTPEAEALALLRVIGTQRLEPTASP from the coding sequence GTGAAGCCGAACCGCACCGAGCTGGCGACCGTCCTGAAGCGGGCGCGCGAGCGGATCCGCCCCGAGGAGGTCGGCCTGCCCGCCGGACTGAACCGCCGGGTGCCCGGACTGCGGCGCGAGGAGATCGCGATGCTGGCCGGGATCAGCGTCGACTACGTGGTCCGGCTGGAGCAGGGCCGCGGGCCGCATCCCTCCGAGCAGGTCATGGGTTCGCTGGCCCGCGCGCTGCGACTCGACGACGACGAGCGCGACCACCTGTTCTCGCTGGCCGGCGTCGCCCGGCCGCAGGCCGGCCGGATCTCGTTGCACGTGAAACCGAGCGTGCTCCGGTTGATCGATCGGTTCGCCGACCTGCCCGCGATGGTGGTGAGCGCCAAGGGCGACATCCTCGCCTGGAACGCCATGTCCGCCGCGCTGCACGGCGACTGGTCGCGGATCCCGCTCGAGCGCCGCAACCGGATGCGGCTGCGGTTCCTGCCGGACCCGCGCGACCCCGCGCGGACGCCGGTGGGCGGTTCGCCCGACGAACTGGAAGCCACCGTGCGGCAGGGCGTGGCCAGCCTGCGCACCGCCAGCGGCCGCTACCCCGACGACCCGGGCCTGCAGCGGCTGCTGGCGGACCTGCTGGCGAGCTCGGCGGAGTTCCGCGAGCTGTGGGAGACGACTCCCGCCCGCTGCCCGCGCACCCACCGCAAGACGCTCGTCCATCCGAGCCTCGGCCCGGTGACCCTGGACTGCGACACCCTGCACCTGCCCGACGACGACCAGATGCTCATCGTCTACTCCGCCGCGCCCGACACCCCCGAGGCGGAGGCGCTCGCGCTGCTGCGCGTCATTGGGACCCAGCGGCTCGAACCGACCGCGTCACCGTAG
- a CDS encoding hemerythrin domain-containing protein, with protein sequence MGEADETRLVAWANEMRTVHQRLRDALQVSRDALVEGTDPERAGRDLLLFCHGFCVALSGHHEGEDRELFPVLAREHPELTPTLAKLRQDHHLIEYLLTALRASLRGPATRAEIERHLDGIEAVMETHFRYEERQLLTVLADLELTAEIGEVFGPL encoded by the coding sequence ATGGGTGAGGCGGACGAGACCAGGCTGGTCGCCTGGGCGAACGAGATGCGCACCGTTCATCAGCGGCTGCGTGACGCACTGCAGGTGTCCCGCGATGCCCTCGTCGAGGGCACGGATCCCGAGCGGGCCGGGCGCGACCTGCTGCTGTTCTGCCACGGGTTCTGTGTCGCGCTGAGCGGACACCACGAGGGCGAGGACCGCGAGCTGTTCCCCGTCCTGGCGCGGGAGCACCCCGAGCTGACGCCGACGTTGGCCAAGCTGCGGCAGGACCACCACCTGATCGAGTACCTGCTCACGGCGCTCCGGGCGAGCCTGCGCGGACCGGCCACCCGCGCCGAGATCGAGCGGCACCTGGACGGGATCGAAGCCGTCATGGAGACCCACTTCCGCTACGAGGAGAGGCAGCTGCTCACCGTGCTGGCCGACCTCGAGCTCACCGCGGAGATCGGGGAGGTGTTCGGACCACTGTGA
- a CDS encoding single-stranded DNA-binding protein — translation MAGETVITVVGNLVDDPELRFTPSGAAVANFRIASTPRTFDRQTNEWKDGDALFLSCSVWRQAAENVAESLQRGMRVIVQGRLKQRSYETREGEKRTVVELEVDEVGPALAFATAKVTRASRSGGGGGGYSGGGGGGGQSRPQQPSGGNDPWATPAPQGGGSGGGGGAPANDPWGAPGVGSEEPPF, via the coding sequence ATGGCAGGCGAGACCGTCATCACGGTGGTGGGCAACCTCGTCGACGACCCGGAGCTGCGCTTCACCCCCTCGGGTGCGGCAGTGGCGAACTTCCGGATCGCCTCGACACCGCGCACCTTCGACCGGCAGACCAACGAGTGGAAGGACGGCGACGCGCTGTTCCTCTCCTGCTCGGTCTGGCGGCAGGCGGCGGAGAACGTCGCCGAGTCGCTCCAGCGGGGGATGCGCGTCATCGTCCAGGGCCGGCTCAAGCAGCGGTCCTACGAGACCCGCGAGGGTGAGAAGCGCACCGTCGTGGAGCTCGAGGTCGACGAGGTCGGTCCCGCTCTCGCCTTCGCCACGGCCAAGGTCACCCGCGCCTCGCGCTCGGGCGGCGGCGGTGGCGGCTACTCCGGTGGTGGCGGCGGTGGGGGCCAGTCCCGCCCGCAGCAGCCCAGCGGCGGCAACGACCCCTGGGCCACCCCGGCTCCTCAGGGTGGCGGCTCCGGCGGCGGTGGCGGGGCTCCCGCCAACGACCCGTGGGGCGCCCCCGGCGTCGGCTCGGAAGAGCCGCCGTTTTAA
- a CDS encoding serine/threonine-protein kinase gives MARTRPPPIVGRYLLADRVGLGGTGAVWRAWDLREERYVAAKLLRRYDEALLLRFVREQALRIRHPHVLAPRGWAAEDEVAVIVSELVRGGSVRGLLGAGPLPEGFAVVLLDQALQALVAVHAAEVVHGDVKPANLLLEPTGAGRPHLRLADFGVASAADGVVFRSIGPVGTVGYLAPDQERGAPPDPAQDVYALGVTGRRLLRGPAAVTTLLDSMTRPEARLRPTAQVALERLRSLPVRRGGDWPVVPDRLGPDPPGPPAGTRGRLGWLR, from the coding sequence ATGGCCCGCACCCGCCCACCCCCGATCGTGGGGCGCTACCTGCTCGCCGACCGGGTCGGCCTCGGCGGGACGGGCGCGGTCTGGCGAGCGTGGGACCTGCGCGAGGAGCGGTACGTCGCCGCCAAGCTGCTCCGCAGGTACGACGAGGCGCTGCTGCTGCGCTTCGTGCGCGAGCAGGCGCTGCGGATCCGGCACCCGCACGTGCTCGCACCGCGCGGCTGGGCGGCCGAGGACGAGGTCGCGGTGATCGTCAGCGAGCTGGTCCGCGGCGGCTCGGTGCGCGGCCTGCTCGGCGCCGGCCCGCTGCCCGAGGGGTTCGCCGTCGTCCTCCTCGACCAGGCGCTCCAGGCCCTGGTCGCGGTGCACGCCGCCGAGGTCGTGCACGGCGACGTGAAGCCCGCGAATCTGCTGCTCGAGCCCACCGGCGCCGGCCGCCCGCACCTCCGGCTCGCGGACTTCGGCGTGGCTTCCGCCGCGGACGGGGTGGTGTTCCGGAGCATCGGGCCGGTCGGCACGGTCGGCTACCTCGCACCCGACCAGGAGCGCGGCGCCCCGCCCGACCCGGCGCAGGACGTCTACGCGCTCGGGGTCACCGGCCGCCGCCTGCTCCGGGGCCCGGCCGCGGTGACGACCCTGCTCGACTCGATGACCCGGCCCGAGGCCCGGCTGCGCCCCACGGCCCAGGTGGCGCTGGAGCGCCTCCGCTCCCTCCCGGTACGCCGCGGCGGCGACTGGCCCGTCGTCCCCGACCGGCTCGGTCCGGACCCGCCGGGGCCGCCGGCCGGGACGCGGGGTCGGCTCGGCTGGCTACGGTGA
- the rpsR gene encoding 30S ribosomal protein S18 has product MAKAVIRKPKKKVCQFCKEKAGGVDYKDTTLLRKFISDRGKIRARRVTGNCVQHQRDVAIAVKNAREVALLPYTSTGR; this is encoded by the coding sequence ATGGCCAAGGCAGTGATTCGCAAGCCGAAGAAGAAGGTTTGCCAGTTCTGCAAGGAGAAGGCGGGCGGTGTCGACTACAAGGACACCACCCTTCTTCGCAAGTTCATCTCCGACCGCGGCAAGATCCGCGCGCGTCGCGTGACCGGCAACTGCGTCCAGCACCAGCGGGACGTGGCGATCGCGGTCAAGAACGCGCGTGAGGTTGCGCTCCTGCCCTACACCTCTACCGGTCGCTGA
- the rplI gene encoding 50S ribosomal protein L9, with amino-acid sequence MKIILTQEVTGLGSPGDVVEVKDGYGRNYLVPRGVAIRWTRGAEKTVESIKAARASRAVRDHDHAAQIKSKLEAQAVSVKVRSGQGGRLFGAVTVAEIAGALTEASGEPVDKRTIVLGNPIKALGSHEVSVKLTDEVSATVALNVIPA; translated from the coding sequence ATGAAGATCATCCTGACCCAGGAGGTCACCGGCCTCGGTAGCCCCGGCGACGTCGTCGAGGTGAAGGACGGCTACGGCCGCAACTACCTCGTCCCGCGCGGTGTGGCGATCCGTTGGACCCGCGGTGCCGAGAAGACCGTCGAGTCGATCAAGGCCGCCCGCGCCAGCCGCGCGGTGCGCGACCACGACCACGCGGCGCAGATCAAGTCCAAGCTCGAGGCCCAGGCGGTCTCGGTCAAGGTCCGCTCGGGCCAGGGCGGCCGCCTCTTCGGCGCCGTCACGGTCGCCGAGATCGCCGGCGCTCTCACCGAGGCCTCCGGCGAGCCGGTCGACAAGCGCACCATCGTCCTCGGCAACCCGATCAAGGCTCTGGGTTCGCACGAGGTCTCGGTCAAGCTGACCGACGAGGTGTCCGCCACGGTGGCCCTCAACGTCATCCCCGCCTGA
- a CDS encoding helix-turn-helix transcriptional regulator: MRSSAIVAEIVQHSGLSKTALSAASGISRSLIDDYLKGRSQPSIAQVERLAESAGCVLELSVRPRSKPVPDQFLAVLEFGDLFPRKAPKPLVNLGPMWRRAQAG, from the coding sequence ATGAGGAGCAGTGCCATCGTCGCCGAGATCGTGCAGCACTCCGGCCTGTCGAAGACCGCACTCAGCGCGGCCTCGGGGATCAGCCGTTCCCTCATCGACGACTACCTCAAGGGCCGCTCCCAGCCCAGCATCGCCCAGGTGGAGCGGCTGGCCGAGTCGGCGGGCTGCGTGCTGGAGCTGTCCGTGCGCCCTAGGTCGAAGCCTGTGCCGGACCAGTTCCTCGCCGTCCTGGAGTTCGGCGACCTGTTCCCGCGCAAGGCCCCGAAACCCCTCGTGAACCTCGGACCGATGTGGCGCCGGGCCCAGGCCGGCTGA
- a CDS encoding ATP-binding cassette domain-containing protein, with product MTDHTTSIEVSGIEKSYGDLAVLRGIDLTVPTGTVYALLGPNGSGKTTMVRILSTLLAPDGGQALVAGYDVVKDPDGVRRSIGVTGQFSAIDELLTGRENLRLMADLAHLPKPEAAARVDELLGHFDLVDAADRRAATYSGGMKRRLDLAMTLVSRPRLIFLDEPTTGLDPRSRRDLWQIVRELLADGVTIFLTTQYLEEADQLAHTVGLLDGGRLVAEGTPAELKAQAGGETLDDVFLALTGHPATTDPQSDDQSDDQHDRDEKEALR from the coding sequence ATGACCGACCACACCACCTCGATCGAGGTCTCCGGGATCGAGAAGTCGTACGGCGACCTCGCCGTCCTGCGCGGCATCGATCTCACCGTGCCCACCGGGACCGTGTACGCCCTGCTCGGGCCCAACGGCTCCGGCAAGACCACCATGGTCCGCATCCTCTCCACGCTCCTGGCGCCCGACGGGGGGCAGGCGCTCGTGGCCGGGTACGACGTCGTGAAAGACCCCGACGGCGTACGCCGCAGCATCGGGGTCACCGGCCAGTTCTCCGCGATCGACGAGCTGCTGACCGGCCGCGAGAACCTCCGGCTGATGGCCGACCTCGCGCACCTGCCCAAGCCCGAGGCGGCTGCCCGGGTGGACGAGCTGCTGGGCCATTTCGACCTGGTCGACGCAGCCGACCGGCGGGCCGCGACGTACTCCGGCGGGATGAAGCGCCGCCTCGACCTCGCGATGACGCTGGTGAGCCGGCCGCGGCTGATCTTCCTCGACGAGCCGACCACCGGGCTCGACCCGCGCAGCCGCCGCGACCTGTGGCAGATCGTCCGGGAGCTGCTCGCCGACGGGGTGACGATCTTCCTCACCACCCAGTACCTCGAGGAGGCCGACCAGCTCGCCCACACCGTCGGGCTGCTGGACGGCGGTCGCCTCGTCGCCGAAGGCACGCCCGCCGAGCTCAAGGCGCAGGCCGGCGGGGAGACCCTCGACGACGTGTTCCTGGCCCTGACGGGACACCCGGCCACGACCGACCCCCAGAGCGACGACCAGAGCGACGACCAGCACGACCGGGACGAGAAGGAGGCGCTCCGATGA
- a CDS encoding SDR family NAD(P)-dependent oxidoreductase has translation MTDTSTTVLITGANKGLGLETSRRLAALGWTVWMAARDTRAATEAADKLRADQPDADLRTVELDVTSEASVASAYDVVAAAGTGLDVLINNAGIIGSFTSTLETTAADFASTYDVNVLGPVRVTRAFLPLLSASARPRLVMVSSGLGSIALNNDPSRDEFGVPGIVYQSSKAALNMIANQYAKALPEVRVSSVDPGYTATDLNGHAGRQTVTEGTDAIVTAASADHVPGAHFDRYGVIPR, from the coding sequence ATGACCGACACGAGCACCACCGTCCTGATCACCGGCGCCAACAAGGGCCTCGGCCTCGAGACCTCACGCCGCCTCGCCGCCCTCGGCTGGACCGTCTGGATGGCCGCCCGCGACACCCGGGCCGCCACCGAGGCCGCCGACAAGCTCCGGGCCGACCAGCCCGACGCCGACCTGCGGACGGTCGAGCTCGACGTCACCAGCGAGGCGTCCGTCGCATCGGCGTACGACGTCGTCGCGGCAGCGGGCACCGGCCTCGACGTCCTGATCAACAACGCCGGCATCATCGGCTCGTTCACGAGCACCCTGGAGACGACCGCCGCCGACTTCGCCTCGACGTACGACGTGAACGTGCTCGGGCCGGTCCGGGTGACCCGGGCCTTCCTGCCGCTGCTGAGCGCGTCGGCGCGGCCGCGCCTGGTGATGGTCTCCAGCGGCCTGGGCTCGATCGCCCTCAACAACGACCCGTCGCGCGACGAGTTCGGCGTGCCGGGGATCGTCTACCAGTCCTCCAAGGCGGCGCTGAACATGATCGCCAACCAGTACGCGAAGGCTCTTCCCGAGGTGCGGGTGTCCTCGGTCGACCCCGGCTACACCGCCACGGACCTCAACGGGCACGCCGGCCGGCAGACCGTCACCGAGGGAACCGACGCGATCGTCACCGCCGCGTCGGCCGACCACGTGCCGGGCGCGCACTTCGACCGGTACGGCGTGATCCCGCGCTGA